The following coding sequences are from one Halobaculum sp. XH14 window:
- a CDS encoding helix-turn-helix domain-containing protein, whose protein sequence is MLDVTMDVEQYDCPFIDATEEHGVAFSAVHWEFDTATESLETRMVVEGEDRHELASGLTELRDHETLGDYSLLSKADGVAHIRTIIDQTAAMETIREGGGYITGPFYIADGSEMWHVGFDDRGEADGTLSRLDRDNEYEIVERREPDMPELQGFVQNVGAAMTLIEGCQDLSPVERETLETAASEGYFESPRSATLGTLAERFDVSKPAVSKNLRRGQRKMLERVVEAMGELE, encoded by the coding sequence GTGTTAGATGTCACAATGGACGTGGAGCAGTACGACTGCCCGTTCATCGACGCCACGGAGGAGCACGGGGTGGCGTTCTCCGCGGTCCACTGGGAATTCGACACGGCGACCGAGTCGCTCGAGACCCGGATGGTCGTCGAGGGCGAGGACCGGCACGAGCTCGCGTCGGGGCTCACCGAACTCCGGGACCACGAGACGCTGGGCGACTACTCGCTGCTCTCGAAGGCCGACGGCGTCGCCCACATTCGCACGATCATCGACCAGACGGCGGCGATGGAGACGATCCGCGAGGGCGGCGGCTACATCACCGGCCCGTTCTACATCGCCGACGGGAGCGAGATGTGGCACGTCGGCTTCGACGACCGCGGCGAGGCCGACGGGACGCTCTCGCGGCTCGACCGCGACAACGAGTACGAGATCGTCGAGCGGCGCGAGCCCGACATGCCCGAACTCCAGGGGTTCGTCCAGAACGTGGGGGCGGCGATGACGCTCATCGAGGGCTGTCAGGACCTCTCGCCGGTCGAGCGCGAGACGCTGGAGACGGCGGCCTCCGAGGGCTACTTCGAGAGCCCGCGCTCGGCGACGCTGGGGACGCTCGCGGAGCGGTTCGACGTCTCGAAGCCCGCGGTGTCGAAGAATCTCCGGCGAGGCCAGCGGAAGATGCTCGAACGCGTCGTCGAGGCGATGGGCGAACTGGAGTAG
- a CDS encoding ABC transporter substrate-binding protein, protein MSQRITRRRAIAAIGAAGVTGLAGCSGGGDGTDTPTDASGGNDTGTTQNGTTMGDSGGASGSVKIGVLQPISGDLQYYGQQSVWGFSSGLAYKAGTEPQVAAESGSQTVTVGDVDYELLVRDSGFSADQAQSLATNLVTDEEVDMLFGCASSGAATRVSEQVAQQADVPYMMGPAASAAATAEQSSCGDMIFRASENTAMDARSGGKYVAQESDVSTVYLFGADYSFGRAVVNNYEDVLTEEGVEIVGKRFVPQGYSEWEGLLDNAAEAGAEGIVTGFTVATLPNLFTTFLNGDYEFRAFGGIATEITNAVIGGLLQNSLGEPLTQEKLDGLGMGPFTTRYHWNQYDNEINTTFVEGYTNAYGKVPDLFSSGTFAAASAIVQAVEAGGSTEGADIAAELTGMTIAETPKGTDAYTFQEYNGQARSEMTVANLVPTADEWSESWGSAVQPGEPTARIPADQTTIPADADGMNCSL, encoded by the coding sequence ATGAGCCAGCGTATCACACGGCGCCGGGCCATCGCGGCGATCGGCGCGGCGGGCGTCACCGGCCTCGCGGGCTGTTCCGGGGGCGGGGACGGGACCGACACGCCGACCGACGCCAGTGGCGGGAACGACACGGGGACGACGCAGAACGGGACAACAATGGGAGATTCAGGCGGCGCGTCCGGGTCGGTGAAGATCGGGGTTCTCCAGCCGATTTCGGGGGATCTCCAGTACTACGGCCAGCAGTCGGTGTGGGGCTTCTCGTCGGGGCTCGCCTACAAGGCGGGTACGGAGCCGCAGGTCGCCGCCGAGTCCGGGAGCCAGACGGTCACCGTCGGCGACGTCGACTACGAACTGCTCGTCCGCGACAGCGGCTTCTCGGCCGACCAGGCCCAGTCGCTCGCGACGAACCTCGTCACCGACGAGGAGGTCGACATGCTGTTCGGCTGTGCCTCCTCGGGGGCGGCGACGCGGGTGAGCGAGCAGGTCGCCCAGCAGGCCGACGTCCCGTACATGATGGGCCCGGCGGCCTCCGCGGCCGCGACCGCCGAGCAGTCGAGCTGTGGCGACATGATCTTCCGCGCCTCCGAGAACACGGCGATGGACGCCCGCTCGGGCGGGAAGTACGTCGCCCAGGAGTCGGACGTCTCGACGGTGTACCTGTTCGGCGCGGACTACTCGTTCGGCCGCGCGGTCGTGAACAACTACGAGGACGTGCTCACCGAGGAGGGCGTCGAGATCGTCGGCAAGCGCTTCGTCCCGCAGGGGTACAGCGAGTGGGAGGGCCTGCTCGACAACGCCGCCGAGGCGGGCGCCGAGGGCATCGTCACCGGGTTCACGGTCGCCACGCTCCCCAACCTGTTCACGACGTTCCTCAACGGCGACTACGAGTTCCGCGCGTTCGGCGGCATCGCCACCGAGATCACCAACGCGGTCATCGGCGGTCTGCTCCAGAACTCGCTCGGCGAGCCGCTCACCCAGGAGAAGCTCGACGGGCTCGGCATGGGGCCGTTCACGACGCGCTACCACTGGAACCAGTACGACAACGAGATCAACACGACGTTCGTCGAGGGGTACACGAACGCGTACGGCAAAGTGCCGGACCTGTTCAGTTCGGGCACGTTCGCGGCCGCCTCGGCCATCGTGCAGGCCGTCGAGGCGGGCGGCTCCACCGAGGGGGCCGACATCGCCGCGGAGCTCACCGGCATGACGATCGCCGAGACGCCGAAGGGGACGGACGCCTACACGTTCCAGGAGTACAACGGGCAGGCCCGCTCGGAGATGACCGTCGCCAACCTCGTCCCGACCGCCGACGAGTGGAGCGAGTCGTGGGGGTCGGCCGTCCAGCCCGGCGAGCCGACCGCGCGCATCCCCGCCGACCAGACGACCATCCCGGCCGACGCGGACGGGATGAACTGCTCGCTGTAG